In a single window of the Streptomyces sp. HUAS ZL42 genome:
- a CDS encoding sugar phosphate isomerase/epimerase family protein: protein MPRQFTLFTGQWADLPLEEVCRLARDFGYDGLELACWGDHFEVDKALSDPSYVDSKRALLDKYRLKCWAISNHLVGQAVCDAIIDERHRAILPARIWGDGDAEGVRRRAAAEIADTARAAAAFGVDTVIGFTGSAIWHLVAMFPPAPESMIERGYEDFAERWNPVLDVFDAEGVRFAHEVHPSEIAYDYWTTHRALEAVGHRPAFGLNFDPSHFVWQDLDPVGFLWDFRDRIYHVDCKEARKRLDGRNGRLGSHLPWGDPRRGWDFVSAGHGDVPWEDVFRMLRSIDYRGPVSVEWEDAGMDRLQGAPEALNRLKAYDFEPPSASFDAAFGN from the coding sequence ATGCCCCGCCAGTTCACGCTCTTCACCGGTCAGTGGGCCGACCTGCCCCTGGAGGAGGTCTGCCGCCTCGCCCGCGACTTCGGCTACGACGGACTCGAACTCGCCTGCTGGGGCGACCACTTCGAGGTCGACAAGGCCCTCTCGGACCCGTCCTACGTCGACTCCAAACGGGCACTGCTCGACAAGTACCGCCTCAAGTGCTGGGCCATCTCCAACCATCTGGTCGGCCAGGCGGTCTGCGACGCCATCATCGACGAACGCCACCGGGCGATCCTGCCCGCCCGCATCTGGGGCGACGGGGACGCGGAGGGCGTACGGCGACGGGCCGCCGCCGAGATCGCCGACACCGCACGGGCCGCCGCGGCCTTCGGCGTCGACACCGTGATCGGCTTCACCGGCTCCGCCATCTGGCACCTGGTCGCCATGTTCCCGCCCGCGCCGGAATCGATGATCGAGCGGGGCTACGAGGACTTCGCCGAACGCTGGAACCCCGTCCTCGACGTGTTCGACGCGGAGGGCGTGCGGTTCGCACACGAGGTCCACCCCAGCGAGATCGCCTACGACTACTGGACGACGCACCGGGCCCTCGAGGCCGTGGGGCACCGCCCCGCCTTCGGCCTGAACTTCGACCCCTCGCACTTCGTGTGGCAGGACCTCGACCCGGTCGGCTTCCTGTGGGACTTCCGCGACCGCATCTACCACGTGGACTGCAAGGAGGCCCGCAAGCGCCTCGACGGCCGAAACGGCCGTCTCGGCTCCCATCTGCCCTGGGGCGACCCGCGCCGCGGCTGGGACTTCGTGTCCGCAGGCCACGGCGACGTGCCCTGGGAGGACGTCTTCCGCATGCTGCGCTCCATCGACTACCGGGGGCCCGTCTCCGTGGAGTGGGAGGACGCCGGCATGGACCGGCTCCAGGGCGCCCCCGAGGCCCTGAACCGGCTCAAGGCCTACGACTTCGAGCCACCGTCGGCCTCCTTCGACGCGGCCTTCGGCAACTGA
- a CDS encoding sugar ABC transporter ATP-binding protein yields MSPEPPLLSMSGITKSFPGVRALDGVDLDVQAGEVHCLLGQNGAGKSTLIKVLAGAHQPDGGTIRWRGEPVTLRSPIAAMRLGIATIYQELDLVEHLSVAENVHLGHEPTAAGFVVRGKAARASTAQLLKRLGHPEIDPARLVGELSAAQQQIVSMARALSHDVRLIVMDEPSAALDPDEVDNLFRIVGDLTADGVAVVYISHRLEEIRRIGDRVTVLKDGRAVAGGLPAKTTPTREVVALMTGRNVEYVFPERPSGGGRSGGEPLLEVRGLARDGEFEPLDLAVRPGEIVGLAGLVGSGRSEILETIYGARKPSAGQVLVDGRPLRPGSVRAAVRAGLGLAPEERKAQALLLLESVTRNVSVSSMSRFSRGGWIDRGAELGAARAATRELSLRPDNPSVPVRTLSGGNQQKAVLARWLLRGCRVLLLDEPTRGVDVGARAELYAVVRRLADEGLAVLLVSSEVPEVLGLADRVLVLREGRVVHTAPARELDEHRVLDLVMEGSPAS; encoded by the coding sequence ATGTCACCAGAACCACCGCTGCTCAGCATGTCCGGCATCACCAAGTCGTTCCCCGGAGTCCGGGCCCTCGACGGCGTCGACCTCGACGTCCAGGCCGGTGAAGTGCACTGCCTGCTCGGCCAGAACGGGGCCGGGAAGTCCACCCTGATCAAGGTCCTGGCGGGCGCCCACCAGCCCGACGGCGGGACCATCCGCTGGCGCGGCGAGCCCGTGACCCTGCGCTCGCCGATCGCCGCCATGCGGCTCGGCATCGCCACCATCTACCAGGAACTCGACCTGGTGGAACACCTGTCGGTAGCCGAGAACGTGCACCTCGGCCATGAACCCACGGCCGCCGGTTTCGTCGTACGGGGGAAGGCGGCCCGCGCCTCAACGGCACAACTGCTGAAGCGTCTTGGCCATCCCGAGATCGACCCGGCCCGCCTGGTGGGCGAGTTGTCGGCGGCCCAGCAGCAGATCGTCTCCATGGCGCGGGCGCTCTCCCACGACGTACGGCTGATCGTGATGGACGAGCCGTCCGCCGCCCTCGACCCCGACGAGGTCGACAACCTCTTCCGGATCGTCGGCGACCTGACCGCCGACGGCGTCGCCGTCGTCTACATCTCGCACCGGCTGGAGGAGATCCGCCGCATCGGCGACCGAGTGACCGTGCTGAAGGACGGTCGGGCGGTGGCGGGCGGGCTGCCCGCGAAGACGACGCCGACCCGCGAGGTCGTCGCACTGATGACGGGACGCAACGTCGAGTACGTCTTCCCCGAGCGGCCGTCGGGGGGCGGCCGCTCGGGGGGAGAGCCGCTACTGGAGGTGCGAGGGCTCGCCAGGGACGGCGAGTTCGAGCCCCTCGACCTGGCGGTGCGCCCCGGCGAGATCGTCGGCCTCGCCGGGCTGGTCGGTTCGGGACGCTCGGAGATCCTCGAGACCATCTACGGCGCCCGGAAGCCGAGCGCGGGTCAAGTCCTGGTCGACGGGCGCCCGTTGCGGCCCGGCAGCGTGCGCGCGGCCGTGCGCGCCGGGCTGGGACTCGCCCCCGAGGAACGCAAGGCGCAGGCGCTGCTGTTGCTGGAGTCCGTCACCCGTAATGTCTCGGTCTCCTCCATGTCCCGCTTCTCGCGGGGCGGTTGGATCGACCGGGGTGCCGAACTGGGGGCGGCGCGCGCCGCGACCCGCGAGCTGTCGCTGCGTCCCGACAACCCCTCCGTGCCCGTGCGCACCCTCTCCGGCGGCAACCAGCAGAAGGCCGTCCTGGCCCGCTGGCTGCTGCGCGGCTGCCGCGTCCTGCTGCTCGACGAGCCCACCCGGGGCGTCGACGTCGGCGCCCGCGCCGAGCTGTACGCGGTCGTGCGCCGCCTCGCCGACGAGGGCCTCGCCGTACTGCTGGTCTCCAGCGAGGTGCCCGAGGTCCTGGGACTCGCCGACCGTGTGCTGGTGCTCCGCGAGGGCCGCGTCGTCCACACGGCGCCCGCCCGGGAGCTCGACGAACACCGCGTACTCGACCTGGTCATGGAAGGAAGCCCGGCGTCATGA
- a CDS encoding ABC transporter permease: protein MTQPVSPPRDGTDKVPSVGQLPAWRGLMARADVRTLSLLGVLAALIVIGGITKPDEFLDTRNLQLVLTQASVIGVVTVGMTFVITSGGIDLSVGAIVALASVWATTVATQEYGFAGILFTAVIVGVGCGLVNGLLIAYGGMVPFIATLAMLASARGLALQITDGKTQIVTIGSVLDLGERDAYVLGVPPLVMVFAVVTIIGWLILNRTTFGRRTVAVGGNAEAARLAGIDVRRQRLYLYLLSGLCCGIAAFLLIILSGSGQNTNGNLYELDAIAAAIIGGTLLSGGRGTITGSVLGVLIFTTITNIFALNNLQSDVQQIAKGAIIVAAVLVQRRTASTT, encoded by the coding sequence ATGACGCAGCCCGTGTCCCCGCCGCGGGACGGCACCGACAAGGTGCCCTCGGTCGGCCAACTCCCCGCCTGGCGCGGGTTGATGGCCCGTGCCGACGTCCGCACCCTCTCCCTCCTCGGCGTGCTCGCCGCACTGATCGTCATCGGAGGGATCACCAAGCCCGACGAGTTCCTCGACACCCGCAACCTCCAACTCGTCCTCACCCAGGCCTCGGTGATCGGTGTCGTCACCGTGGGCATGACCTTCGTCATCACCTCCGGCGGCATCGACCTGTCCGTCGGCGCGATCGTCGCCCTCGCCTCGGTGTGGGCGACCACCGTCGCCACCCAGGAGTACGGCTTCGCCGGCATCCTCTTCACCGCCGTGATCGTCGGCGTCGGGTGCGGCTTGGTCAACGGGCTGCTCATCGCGTACGGCGGGATGGTCCCGTTCATCGCCACGCTGGCCATGCTCGCCTCGGCGCGCGGGCTGGCGCTGCAGATCACCGACGGCAAGACACAGATCGTCACCATCGGCAGCGTCCTCGACCTCGGCGAGCGCGACGCGTACGTGCTCGGTGTTCCGCCGCTCGTCATGGTCTTCGCGGTCGTCACGATCATCGGCTGGCTGATCCTCAACCGCACGACCTTCGGGCGGCGCACGGTCGCCGTCGGCGGCAACGCGGAGGCGGCCCGCCTCGCCGGTATCGACGTACGCCGCCAGCGGCTGTACCTGTACCTGCTGTCCGGACTGTGCTGCGGCATCGCCGCCTTCCTGCTGATCATCCTGTCCGGCTCGGGCCAGAACACCAACGGCAACCTCTACGAACTGGACGCCATCGCGGCCGCGATCATCGGCGGCACGCTGCTCAGCGGGGGCCGCGGCACCATCACGGGCTCCGTGCTCGGCGTTCTGATCTTCACCACGATCACCAACATCTTCGCCCTGAACAACCTGCAGAGCGACGTCCAGCAGATCGCCAAGGGCGCGATCATCGTCGCCGCCGTGCTGGTCCAGCGCCGTACCGCAAGCACGACCTGA
- a CDS encoding GntR family transcriptional regulator, producing the protein MLSTGLPQGAVPKLERPGPLRDRVYEALLELITTRALQPGQHLVESELAGHLGVSRQPVREALQRLNTEGWVDLRPAQGAFVHEPTEEEADQLLTVRTLLEAEAARLAAANAGSAGVAALEELCAEGEKAVVADDVDGAVALNARFHAKIMELAGNAVLAELAAQVDRRVRWYYTPIARQRGQQSWIEHRGLIAAITARDEQRATQLMREHTEHTRTSYLARAKS; encoded by the coding sequence ATGTTGTCGACAGGACTGCCGCAGGGCGCGGTGCCCAAGCTCGAACGGCCCGGCCCGCTGCGCGACCGCGTCTACGAGGCACTGCTCGAACTCATCACCACGCGCGCCCTCCAGCCCGGTCAGCATCTCGTCGAGAGCGAACTCGCAGGCCACCTCGGCGTGTCGCGTCAGCCGGTGCGGGAGGCGCTGCAGCGGCTCAACACGGAGGGCTGGGTCGATCTGCGGCCCGCCCAGGGCGCGTTCGTGCACGAGCCGACGGAGGAGGAGGCCGACCAGCTCCTCACGGTCCGTACGCTGCTCGAGGCCGAGGCCGCCCGGCTCGCCGCCGCCAACGCGGGCAGCGCCGGTGTCGCCGCCCTCGAAGAGCTGTGCGCGGAGGGCGAGAAGGCGGTCGTCGCGGACGACGTGGACGGCGCGGTCGCCCTGAACGCCCGCTTCCACGCGAAGATCATGGAGCTCGCCGGCAACGCGGTCCTCGCCGAACTCGCGGCCCAGGTCGACCGCAGGGTGCGCTGGTACTACACACCGATCGCCCGGCAGCGCGGGCAGCAGTCCTGGATCGAGCACCGGGGACTCATCGCCGCGATCACCGCCCGGGACGAGCAGCGGGCCACACAGCTGATGCGCGAGCACACGGAGCACACGCGGACGTCGTATCTCGCCCGCGCGAAGTCCTGA
- a CDS encoding ROK family protein, protein MTARPANAHQARLLKLLRDAGPNSRAQLGDQVDLSRSKLAVEVDRLLETGLVVADGLAASRGGRRSHNIRLNPELRFLGVDIGATSIDVAVTNAELEILGHVNQPMEVREGPVAVFEQVLSMAAKLRAPGLAEGFDGAGIGVPGPVRFPEGVPVAPPIMPGWDGFPVREALSQELGCPVMVDNDVNLMAMGEQHAGVARSVGDFLCVKIGTGIGCGIVVGGEVYRGTTGSAGDIGHIQAVPDGRPCACGNRGCLEAHFSGAALARDALEAAQQGLSAELASRLETNGGLSAVDVAAAAAAGDATALDLIREGGNRTGQVIAGLVSFFNPGLVVIGGGVTGLGHNLLAAIRTQVYRQSLPLATGNLPIVLGELGPTAGVIGAARLISDHLFSPA, encoded by the coding sequence ATGACGGCACGACCCGCCAACGCACACCAGGCCAGACTGCTCAAGCTGTTGCGTGACGCAGGCCCCAACTCCCGGGCACAGCTGGGTGATCAGGTCGACCTCTCGCGGTCCAAGCTGGCCGTGGAGGTGGACCGGCTCCTGGAGACGGGCCTGGTCGTGGCCGACGGACTCGCCGCCTCGCGCGGCGGCCGGCGTTCCCACAACATCCGGCTCAACCCGGAGCTTCGTTTCCTGGGCGTCGACATCGGCGCGACCTCGATCGACGTCGCGGTCACCAACGCCGAACTCGAGATCCTCGGGCACGTCAACCAGCCCATGGAAGTGCGCGAGGGCCCGGTCGCGGTCTTCGAGCAGGTCCTGTCCATGGCCGCGAAACTGAGGGCCCCCGGGCTCGCGGAGGGGTTCGACGGCGCCGGCATCGGTGTCCCGGGCCCGGTCCGCTTCCCCGAGGGCGTACCGGTCGCCCCGCCGATCATGCCTGGCTGGGACGGCTTCCCCGTGCGGGAGGCGCTCAGCCAGGAACTGGGCTGCCCGGTCATGGTCGACAACGACGTGAACCTCATGGCGATGGGGGAGCAGCACGCGGGCGTCGCCCGCTCCGTGGGCGACTTCCTCTGCGTCAAGATCGGCACCGGCATCGGCTGCGGCATCGTCGTCGGCGGTGAGGTGTACCGCGGTACCACGGGCAGCGCGGGCGACATCGGGCACATCCAGGCCGTGCCCGACGGACGCCCGTGCGCCTGCGGCAACCGGGGCTGCCTGGAAGCCCACTTCAGCGGGGCGGCCCTCGCCCGCGACGCTCTGGAGGCGGCCCAGCAGGGCCTGTCGGCGGAGCTCGCGTCGCGGCTGGAGACGAACGGCGGCCTGAGCGCCGTCGATGTCGCCGCCGCGGCCGCCGCGGGCGACGCCACCGCGCTCGACCTGATCCGCGAGGGCGGCAATCGCACCGGTCAGGTCATCGCCGGCCTGGTCAGCTTCTTCAACCCGGGGCTCGTGGTGATCGGGGGCGGGGTGACCGGACTCGGCCACAACCTGCTCGCCGCGATCCGCACCCAGGTCTACCGCCAGTCGCTGCCGCTGGCGACCGGCAATCTTCCCATCGTCCTGGGCGAGCTGGGCCCCACCGCCGGAGTCATCGGCGCCGCTCGCCTCATCAGCGACCACCTGTTCTCACCCGCGTAA
- a CDS encoding Gfo/Idh/MocA family protein, which yields MAQPQQSDGSGGEKPPLRVGMVGYAFMGAAHSQGWRTVGRVFDLPRRPVLAVICGRDATAVRAAADRHGWAATETDWRALITRDDVDLVDICTPGDSHAEIALAALAAGKHVLCEKPLANTVEEAEVMARAAEEAQNSGQLAMVGFNYRRVPATALARRMVAEGRLGTLRHVRVTYLQDWLVDPEFPLTWRLRKELAGSGSLGDLGAHIVDLAQYLAGERLAGVSALTETFVRERPLPVGATSGLSAVSAAGTGTVTVDDAALFTGRFASGALASFEATRYATGRKNALRIELNGERGSLAFDLERLNELWFHDGTEPGTHAGFRRILVTEPDHPYLDAWWPPGHGLGYEHTFVHQARDLVHAVAEGRRPEPSFADGLQVQRVLAAVEESAEKNSVYTPIAV from the coding sequence ATGGCACAGCCGCAGCAGTCGGACGGATCAGGGGGAGAGAAGCCACCGCTCCGCGTCGGCATGGTCGGCTACGCCTTCATGGGCGCCGCCCACTCCCAGGGCTGGCGCACCGTGGGCCGCGTCTTCGACCTGCCCCGCCGCCCGGTCCTCGCCGTGATCTGCGGCCGGGACGCGACGGCCGTGCGGGCGGCGGCCGACCGGCACGGCTGGGCGGCCACCGAGACCGACTGGCGCGCCCTGATCACCCGGGACGACGTCGACCTCGTCGACATCTGCACCCCCGGCGACAGCCACGCCGAGATCGCCCTCGCCGCGCTGGCCGCGGGCAAGCACGTCCTGTGCGAGAAACCCCTCGCGAACACCGTCGAGGAGGCCGAGGTCATGGCCCGGGCGGCCGAAGAGGCCCAGAACAGCGGCCAGTTGGCGATGGTCGGCTTCAACTACCGCCGGGTCCCCGCCACGGCCCTGGCCCGGCGGATGGTGGCCGAGGGCAGGCTCGGCACCCTGCGGCACGTGAGGGTGACGTACCTTCAGGACTGGCTCGTGGACCCGGAGTTCCCCCTGACCTGGCGACTGCGCAAGGAGCTCGCGGGCTCCGGTTCGCTCGGCGACCTGGGCGCGCACATCGTCGACCTCGCGCAGTACCTGGCCGGAGAGAGGCTGGCCGGCGTCTCCGCCCTGACCGAGACGTTCGTACGGGAGCGCCCGCTGCCCGTCGGCGCCACCAGCGGACTGTCCGCCGTCTCGGCGGCCGGCACCGGCACGGTCACCGTCGACGACGCCGCCCTGTTCACCGGGCGGTTCGCCTCCGGCGCCCTCGCCTCCTTCGAGGCAACCCGGTACGCCACCGGGCGCAAGAACGCCCTGCGCATCGAACTCAACGGCGAGCGCGGCTCGTTGGCCTTCGACCTGGAGCGGCTCAACGAGCTCTGGTTCCACGACGGCACCGAACCCGGGACCCACGCCGGCTTCCGCCGCATCCTCGTCACCGAGCCCGACCACCCCTATCTCGACGCCTGGTGGCCGCCGGGCCACGGCCTCGGCTACGAGCACACCTTCGTCCACCAGGCCCGCGACCTGGTCCACGCCGTCGCCGAGGGCCGCAGGCCCGAGCCCTCCTTCGCCGACGGCCTGCAGGTCCAGCGTGTCCTCGCCGCGGTCGAGGAGAGCGCCGAGAAGAACTCCGTCTACACGCCCATAGCGGTCTGA
- a CDS encoding substrate-binding domain-containing protein: MPEPTPFTSRRGLLFGAAAVSTGALLVGCTSNEPKDEKPAANDQPAADDKPGKPVTIGFAGPQADHGWLNAINDNAKSRAKKYSDVTLEITEGSNDTAAQIGQIETLINKKVDVLVVLPADGKALTQVGLKAMRAGIPVINLDRIFNTPQAYRCWIGGDNYGMGLNAGHYIGEKLKGKSDAKVIELAGMDNLALTKQRTQGFDDALKNYPNIKKVARQAAEFTVESGQAKMAQLLQAQPQFDALWNHDDDQGVGALRAIDQAGRDDFLMVGGAGALSAFQAIKQDNGVLKATVLYPPTMAASAIDLARALGQAKGVGGLAEFEIPASITLYSAVVDKDNVDQYMPTGFR; the protein is encoded by the coding sequence ATGCCAGAGCCGACGCCTTTCACGAGCCGCAGAGGACTGCTCTTCGGGGCCGCCGCCGTATCCACGGGTGCCCTCCTCGTTGGTTGCACGAGTAACGAGCCCAAGGACGAGAAGCCGGCGGCGAACGACCAGCCGGCCGCCGACGACAAGCCGGGCAAGCCCGTCACCATCGGCTTCGCGGGACCGCAGGCCGACCACGGCTGGCTCAACGCGATCAACGACAACGCCAAGAGCCGCGCCAAGAAGTACTCGGACGTCACCCTGGAGATCACCGAGGGCTCCAACGACACCGCCGCGCAGATCGGCCAGATAGAGACGCTGATCAACAAGAAGGTCGACGTGCTGGTGGTGCTGCCCGCCGACGGCAAGGCGCTCACCCAGGTCGGCCTGAAGGCGATGCGGGCCGGCATCCCGGTGATCAATCTCGACCGGATCTTCAACACCCCGCAGGCCTACCGCTGCTGGATCGGCGGCGACAACTACGGCATGGGCCTCAACGCCGGCCACTACATCGGCGAGAAGCTCAAGGGGAAGTCCGACGCCAAGGTCATCGAGCTCGCCGGCATGGACAACCTGGCGCTGACCAAGCAGCGCACCCAGGGCTTCGACGACGCGCTGAAGAACTACCCCAACATCAAGAAGGTGGCCCGGCAGGCCGCCGAGTTCACGGTGGAGTCGGGACAGGCCAAGATGGCCCAACTGCTCCAGGCCCAGCCCCAGTTCGACGCACTGTGGAACCACGACGACGACCAGGGTGTGGGCGCGCTGCGCGCCATCGACCAGGCCGGACGCGACGACTTCCTCATGGTCGGCGGCGCGGGCGCCCTGTCCGCCTTCCAGGCCATCAAGCAGGACAACGGCGTCCTGAAGGCGACCGTCCTCTACCCGCCCACCATGGCCGCGTCCGCGATCGACCTGGCCCGTGCCCTCGGCCAGGCCAAGGGCGTCGGCGGTCTGGCCGAGTTCGAGATCCCGGCCTCCATCACGCTCTACTCGGCCGTCGTCGACAAGGACAACGTCGACCAGTACATGCCCACCGGCTTCCGCTGA